In one Canis lupus dingo isolate Sandy chromosome 16, ASM325472v2, whole genome shotgun sequence genomic region, the following are encoded:
- the FGFR1 gene encoding fibroblast growth factor receptor 1 isoform X6, giving the protein MWSWKCLLFWAVLVTATLCTARPAPTLPEQDALPSSEDDDDDDDSSSEEKETDNTKPNPVAPYWTSPEKMEKKLHAVPAAKTVKFKCPSSGTPNPTLRWLKNGKEFKPDHRIGGYKVRYATWSIIMDSVVPSDKGNYTCIVENEYGSINHTYQLDVVERSPHRPILQAGLPANKTVALGSNVEFMCKVYSDPQPHIQWLKHIEVNGSKIGPDNLPYVQILKTAGVNTTDKEMEVLHLRNVSFEDAGEYTCLAGNSIGLSHHSAWLTVLEALEERPAAMTSPLYLEIIIYCTGAFLISCMVGSVIIYKMKSGTKKSDFHSQMAVHKLAKSIPLRRQVTVSADSSASMNSGVLLVRPSRLSSSGTPMLAGVSEYELPEDPRWELPRDRLVLGKPLGEGCFGQVVLAEAIGLDKDKPNRVTKVAVKMLKSDATEKDLSDLISEMEMMKMIGKHKNIINLLGACTQDGPLYVIVEYASKGNLREYLQARRPPGLEYCYNPSHNPEEQLSSKDLVSCAYQVARGMEYLASKKCIHRDLAARNVLVTEDNVMKIADFGLARDIHHIDYYKKTTNGRLPVKWMAPEALFDRIYTHQSDVWSFGVLLWEIFTLGGSPYPGVPVEELFKLLKEGHRMDKPSNCTNELYMMMRDCWHAVPSQRPTFKQLVEDLDRIVALTSNQEYLDLSVPLDQYSPSFPDTRSSTCSSGEDSVFSHEPLPEEPCLPRHPAQLANGGLKRR; this is encoded by the exons ATGCTCTCCCCTCCTCAGAGgacgacgatgatgatgatgactcctcttcagaggagaaagagacagataacACCAAACCAAACC CCGTGGCTCCGTACTGGACATCCccagaaaagatggaaaagaaattgCACGCGGTGCCGGCTGCCAAGACCGTGAAGTTCAAATGCCCTTCCAGTGGGACTCCCAACCCCACGCTGCGCTGGTTGAAAAATGGCAAAGAATTCAAACCTGACCACAGGATTGGAGGCTataag GTCCGTTACGCCACCTGGAGCATCATAATGGACTCCGTGGTGCCTTCTGATAAGGGCAACTACACCTGCATTGTGGAGAACGAATATGGCAGCATTAACCACACCTACCAGCTCGATGTCGTGG AGCGGTCCCCTCACCGGCCCATCCTGCAGGCGGGGCTGCCTGCCAACAAGACAGTGGCCCTGGGCAGCAATGTGGAGTTCATGTGTAAGGTGTACAGTGACCCACAGCCGCATATCCAGTGGCTCAAGCACATCGAGGTGAATGGGAGTAAGATTGGTCCCGACAACCTGCCTTATGTCCAGATCTTGAAG ACTGCCGGAGTTAATACCACCGACAAAGAGATGGAAGTGCTTCACTTAAGGAATGTCTCCTTTGAGGACGCGGGGGAGTATACGTGCTTGGCGGGTAACTCTATCGGACTCTCCCATCACTCTGCATGGTTGACCGTTTTGGAAG CCCTGGAAGAGAGGCCAGCAGCGATGACCTCGCCCCTATACCTGGAGATCATCATCTACTGCACAGGGGCCTTCCTCATCTCCTGCATGGTGGGCTCTGTCATCATCTACAAGATGAAGAGTGGCACCAAAAAGAGCGACTTCCACAGCCAAATGGCTGTGCACAAGCTGGCCAAGAGCATCCCTCTGCGCAGACAGGTAACA GTGTCGGCCGATTCTAGTGCATCCATGAACTCTGGGGTTCTGCTGGTTCGGCCCTCACGTCTCTCCTCAAGTGGAACACCCATGCTGGCTGGGGTCTCTGAATATGAGCTTCCCGAAGACCCTCGCTGGGAACTGCCTCGAGACAG gctGGTTTTAGGCAAACCCCTGGGAGAGGGCTGCTTTGGGCAGGTGGTATTGGCAGAAGCCATTGGGCTGGACAAGGACAAACCCAACCGTGTGACCAAAGTGGCCGTGAAGATGTTGAAGT CGGATGCTACAGAGAAAGACCTGTCAGACCTGATCTCAGAAATGGAGATGATGAAGATGATCGGAAAGCACAAGAACATCATCAACCTGCTGGGGGCGTGCACGCAGGACG GTCCCTTGTATGTCATCGTGGAGTATGCTTCCAAAGGCAACTTACGGGAGTACCTGCAGGCCCGGAGGCCTCCTGGGCTGGAGTACTGTTACAATCCCAGCCACAACCCAGAGGAGCAGCTCTCCTCCAAGGACCTGGTATCCTGCGCCTATCAGGTGGCCCGAGGCATGGAATATCTCGCCTCAAAGAAG TGCATACACCGAGACCTGGCTGCCAGGAATGTGCTGGTGACGGAGGACAACGTGATGAAGATCGCAGACTTTGGCCTTGCAAGGGACATTCACCACATCGACTACTATAAAAAGACAACCAAC GGCCGGCTGCCTGTGAAGTGGATGGCACCTGAGGCCTTGTTTGACCGGATCTACACCCACCAGAGTGACGT CTGGTCTTTTGGGGTGCTCCTTTGGGAAATCTTCACTCTGGGAGGCTCCCCGTATCCTGGTGTGCCTGTGGAGGAGCTTTTCAAGCTGCTGAAGGAGGGTCATCGAATGGACAAGCCCAGTAACTGCACCAATGAGCT GTACATGATGATGCGGGATTGCTGGCATGCAGTGCCCTCTCAGAGACCTACCTTCAAGCAGCTGGTGGAAGACCTGGATCGCATCGTGGCCTTGACCTCCAACCAG GAGTACCTGGACCTGTCAGTGCCCCTGGACCAATACTCTCCAAGCTTCCCTGACACCCGAAGCTCCACCTGCTCCTCGGGGGAGGATTCCGTCTTCTCTCATGAGCCGTTGCCTGAGGAGCCGTGTCTGCCCCGACACCCAGCCCAGCTTGCCAATGGCGGACTCAAACGACGCTGA
- the FGFR1 gene encoding fibroblast growth factor receptor 1 isoform X5 — protein MWSWKCLLFWAVLVTATLCTARPAPTLPEQDALPSSEDDDDDDDSSSEEKETDNTKPNRMPVAPYWTSPEKMEKKLHAVPAAKTVKFKCPSSGTPNPTLRWLKNGKEFKPDHRIGGYKVRYATWSIIMDSVVPSDKGNYTCIVENEYGSINHTYQLDVVERSPHRPILQAGLPANKTVALGSNVEFMCKVYSDPQPHIQWLKHIEVNGSKIGPDNLPYVQILKTAGVNTTDKEMEVLHLRNVSFEDAGEYTCLAGNSIGLSHHSAWLTVLEALEERPAAMTSPLYLEIIIYCTGAFLISCMVGSVIIYKMKSGTKKSDFHSQMAVHKLAKSIPLRRQVTVSADSSASMNSGVLLVRPSRLSSSGTPMLAGVSEYELPEDPRWELPRDRLVLGKPLGEGCFGQVVLAEAIGLDKDKPNRVTKVAVKMLKSDATEKDLSDLISEMEMMKMIGKHKNIINLLGACTQDGPLYVIVEYASKGNLREYLQARRPPGLEYCYNPSHNPEEQLSSKDLVSCAYQVARGMEYLASKKCIHRDLAARNVLVTEDNVMKIADFGLARDIHHIDYYKKTTNGRLPVKWMAPEALFDRIYTHQSDVWSFGVLLWEIFTLGGSPYPGVPVEELFKLLKEGHRMDKPSNCTNELYMMMRDCWHAVPSQRPTFKQLVEDLDRIVALTSNQEYLDLSVPLDQYSPSFPDTRSSTCSSGEDSVFSHEPLPEEPCLPRHPAQLANGGLKRR, from the exons ATGCTCTCCCCTCCTCAGAGgacgacgatgatgatgatgactcctcttcagaggagaaagagacagataacACCAAACCAAACCGTATGC CCGTGGCTCCGTACTGGACATCCccagaaaagatggaaaagaaattgCACGCGGTGCCGGCTGCCAAGACCGTGAAGTTCAAATGCCCTTCCAGTGGGACTCCCAACCCCACGCTGCGCTGGTTGAAAAATGGCAAAGAATTCAAACCTGACCACAGGATTGGAGGCTataag GTCCGTTACGCCACCTGGAGCATCATAATGGACTCCGTGGTGCCTTCTGATAAGGGCAACTACACCTGCATTGTGGAGAACGAATATGGCAGCATTAACCACACCTACCAGCTCGATGTCGTGG AGCGGTCCCCTCACCGGCCCATCCTGCAGGCGGGGCTGCCTGCCAACAAGACAGTGGCCCTGGGCAGCAATGTGGAGTTCATGTGTAAGGTGTACAGTGACCCACAGCCGCATATCCAGTGGCTCAAGCACATCGAGGTGAATGGGAGTAAGATTGGTCCCGACAACCTGCCTTATGTCCAGATCTTGAAG ACTGCCGGAGTTAATACCACCGACAAAGAGATGGAAGTGCTTCACTTAAGGAATGTCTCCTTTGAGGACGCGGGGGAGTATACGTGCTTGGCGGGTAACTCTATCGGACTCTCCCATCACTCTGCATGGTTGACCGTTTTGGAAG CCCTGGAAGAGAGGCCAGCAGCGATGACCTCGCCCCTATACCTGGAGATCATCATCTACTGCACAGGGGCCTTCCTCATCTCCTGCATGGTGGGCTCTGTCATCATCTACAAGATGAAGAGTGGCACCAAAAAGAGCGACTTCCACAGCCAAATGGCTGTGCACAAGCTGGCCAAGAGCATCCCTCTGCGCAGACAGGTAACA GTGTCGGCCGATTCTAGTGCATCCATGAACTCTGGGGTTCTGCTGGTTCGGCCCTCACGTCTCTCCTCAAGTGGAACACCCATGCTGGCTGGGGTCTCTGAATATGAGCTTCCCGAAGACCCTCGCTGGGAACTGCCTCGAGACAG gctGGTTTTAGGCAAACCCCTGGGAGAGGGCTGCTTTGGGCAGGTGGTATTGGCAGAAGCCATTGGGCTGGACAAGGACAAACCCAACCGTGTGACCAAAGTGGCCGTGAAGATGTTGAAGT CGGATGCTACAGAGAAAGACCTGTCAGACCTGATCTCAGAAATGGAGATGATGAAGATGATCGGAAAGCACAAGAACATCATCAACCTGCTGGGGGCGTGCACGCAGGACG GTCCCTTGTATGTCATCGTGGAGTATGCTTCCAAAGGCAACTTACGGGAGTACCTGCAGGCCCGGAGGCCTCCTGGGCTGGAGTACTGTTACAATCCCAGCCACAACCCAGAGGAGCAGCTCTCCTCCAAGGACCTGGTATCCTGCGCCTATCAGGTGGCCCGAGGCATGGAATATCTCGCCTCAAAGAAG TGCATACACCGAGACCTGGCTGCCAGGAATGTGCTGGTGACGGAGGACAACGTGATGAAGATCGCAGACTTTGGCCTTGCAAGGGACATTCACCACATCGACTACTATAAAAAGACAACCAAC GGCCGGCTGCCTGTGAAGTGGATGGCACCTGAGGCCTTGTTTGACCGGATCTACACCCACCAGAGTGACGT CTGGTCTTTTGGGGTGCTCCTTTGGGAAATCTTCACTCTGGGAGGCTCCCCGTATCCTGGTGTGCCTGTGGAGGAGCTTTTCAAGCTGCTGAAGGAGGGTCATCGAATGGACAAGCCCAGTAACTGCACCAATGAGCT GTACATGATGATGCGGGATTGCTGGCATGCAGTGCCCTCTCAGAGACCTACCTTCAAGCAGCTGGTGGAAGACCTGGATCGCATCGTGGCCTTGACCTCCAACCAG GAGTACCTGGACCTGTCAGTGCCCCTGGACCAATACTCTCCAAGCTTCCCTGACACCCGAAGCTCCACCTGCTCCTCGGGGGAGGATTCCGTCTTCTCTCATGAGCCGTTGCCTGAGGAGCCGTGTCTGCCCCGACACCCAGCCCAGCTTGCCAATGGCGGACTCAAACGACGCTGA
- the FGFR1 gene encoding fibroblast growth factor receptor 1 isoform X7 yields the protein MWSWKCLLFWAVLVTATLCTARPAPTLPEQDALPSSEDDDDDDDSSSEEKETDNTKPNPVAPYWTSPEKMEKKLHAVPAAKTVKFKCPSSGTPNPTLRWLKNGKEFKPDHRIGGYKVRYATWSIIMDSVVPSDKGNYTCIVENEYGSINHTYQLDVVERSPHRPILQAGLPANKTVALGSNVEFMCKVYSDPQPHIQWLKHIEVNGSKIGPDNLPYVQILKTAGVNTTDKEMEVLHLRNVSFEDAGEYTCLAGNSIGLSHHSAWLTVLEALEERPAAMTSPLYLEIIIYCTGAFLISCMVGSVIIYKMKSGTKKSDFHSQMAVHKLAKSIPLRRQVSADSSASMNSGVLLVRPSRLSSSGTPMLAGVSEYELPEDPRWELPRDRLVLGKPLGEGCFGQVVLAEAIGLDKDKPNRVTKVAVKMLKSDATEKDLSDLISEMEMMKMIGKHKNIINLLGACTQDGPLYVIVEYASKGNLREYLQARRPPGLEYCYNPSHNPEEQLSSKDLVSCAYQVARGMEYLASKKCIHRDLAARNVLVTEDNVMKIADFGLARDIHHIDYYKKTTNGRLPVKWMAPEALFDRIYTHQSDVWSFGVLLWEIFTLGGSPYPGVPVEELFKLLKEGHRMDKPSNCTNELYMMMRDCWHAVPSQRPTFKQLVEDLDRIVALTSNQEYLDLSVPLDQYSPSFPDTRSSTCSSGEDSVFSHEPLPEEPCLPRHPAQLANGGLKRR from the exons ATGCTCTCCCCTCCTCAGAGgacgacgatgatgatgatgactcctcttcagaggagaaagagacagataacACCAAACCAAACC CCGTGGCTCCGTACTGGACATCCccagaaaagatggaaaagaaattgCACGCGGTGCCGGCTGCCAAGACCGTGAAGTTCAAATGCCCTTCCAGTGGGACTCCCAACCCCACGCTGCGCTGGTTGAAAAATGGCAAAGAATTCAAACCTGACCACAGGATTGGAGGCTataag GTCCGTTACGCCACCTGGAGCATCATAATGGACTCCGTGGTGCCTTCTGATAAGGGCAACTACACCTGCATTGTGGAGAACGAATATGGCAGCATTAACCACACCTACCAGCTCGATGTCGTGG AGCGGTCCCCTCACCGGCCCATCCTGCAGGCGGGGCTGCCTGCCAACAAGACAGTGGCCCTGGGCAGCAATGTGGAGTTCATGTGTAAGGTGTACAGTGACCCACAGCCGCATATCCAGTGGCTCAAGCACATCGAGGTGAATGGGAGTAAGATTGGTCCCGACAACCTGCCTTATGTCCAGATCTTGAAG ACTGCCGGAGTTAATACCACCGACAAAGAGATGGAAGTGCTTCACTTAAGGAATGTCTCCTTTGAGGACGCGGGGGAGTATACGTGCTTGGCGGGTAACTCTATCGGACTCTCCCATCACTCTGCATGGTTGACCGTTTTGGAAG CCCTGGAAGAGAGGCCAGCAGCGATGACCTCGCCCCTATACCTGGAGATCATCATCTACTGCACAGGGGCCTTCCTCATCTCCTGCATGGTGGGCTCTGTCATCATCTACAAGATGAAGAGTGGCACCAAAAAGAGCGACTTCCACAGCCAAATGGCTGTGCACAAGCTGGCCAAGAGCATCCCTCTGCGCAGACAG GTGTCGGCCGATTCTAGTGCATCCATGAACTCTGGGGTTCTGCTGGTTCGGCCCTCACGTCTCTCCTCAAGTGGAACACCCATGCTGGCTGGGGTCTCTGAATATGAGCTTCCCGAAGACCCTCGCTGGGAACTGCCTCGAGACAG gctGGTTTTAGGCAAACCCCTGGGAGAGGGCTGCTTTGGGCAGGTGGTATTGGCAGAAGCCATTGGGCTGGACAAGGACAAACCCAACCGTGTGACCAAAGTGGCCGTGAAGATGTTGAAGT CGGATGCTACAGAGAAAGACCTGTCAGACCTGATCTCAGAAATGGAGATGATGAAGATGATCGGAAAGCACAAGAACATCATCAACCTGCTGGGGGCGTGCACGCAGGACG GTCCCTTGTATGTCATCGTGGAGTATGCTTCCAAAGGCAACTTACGGGAGTACCTGCAGGCCCGGAGGCCTCCTGGGCTGGAGTACTGTTACAATCCCAGCCACAACCCAGAGGAGCAGCTCTCCTCCAAGGACCTGGTATCCTGCGCCTATCAGGTGGCCCGAGGCATGGAATATCTCGCCTCAAAGAAG TGCATACACCGAGACCTGGCTGCCAGGAATGTGCTGGTGACGGAGGACAACGTGATGAAGATCGCAGACTTTGGCCTTGCAAGGGACATTCACCACATCGACTACTATAAAAAGACAACCAAC GGCCGGCTGCCTGTGAAGTGGATGGCACCTGAGGCCTTGTTTGACCGGATCTACACCCACCAGAGTGACGT CTGGTCTTTTGGGGTGCTCCTTTGGGAAATCTTCACTCTGGGAGGCTCCCCGTATCCTGGTGTGCCTGTGGAGGAGCTTTTCAAGCTGCTGAAGGAGGGTCATCGAATGGACAAGCCCAGTAACTGCACCAATGAGCT GTACATGATGATGCGGGATTGCTGGCATGCAGTGCCCTCTCAGAGACCTACCTTCAAGCAGCTGGTGGAAGACCTGGATCGCATCGTGGCCTTGACCTCCAACCAG GAGTACCTGGACCTGTCAGTGCCCCTGGACCAATACTCTCCAAGCTTCCCTGACACCCGAAGCTCCACCTGCTCCTCGGGGGAGGATTCCGTCTTCTCTCATGAGCCGTTGCCTGAGGAGCCGTGTCTGCCCCGACACCCAGCCCAGCTTGCCAATGGCGGACTCAAACGACGCTGA